In a genomic window of Wyeomyia smithii strain HCP4-BCI-WySm-NY-G18 chromosome 1, ASM2978416v1, whole genome shotgun sequence:
- the LOC129717245 gene encoding uncharacterized protein LOC129717245, with protein sequence MTFGACCSSSSAQFAKNLNAERFKTEFPTAYEAITKSHYVDDMLSVASEEEAIRVAKDVKHVHAQGGFEIRNWLSNSRSVTTALHEERQVEKCLDLSSELSAEKVLGMWWNTTLDFFTFKIGWTRYDATLLKGTKRPTKREVLRILMSIYDPLGLIAHFLSYLKFLLQEIWRSGVDWDEEINDDAVTKWQGWLNVLPQVENVKIARCYFPSFPVSEADEIQLHTFVDAGKNGIAAVSFLRTIKDGKIHCSLVASKTKVAPLKLTSVPRLELHAAVIGTRLSLTLLDTLSIGITKKFYWSDSRDVLCWINSDHRRYSQFVGFKVTEILEATEASEWRYVPSKLNVADDATKWAGCPDLSAESRWLNGPDFLWTTTDAWPQISIRNDSTNVELTANCLIHCTIVEIFSSWNHLKRVSAWVLRFPTNCRSKRRKEPMLTGELTKRELCCAETHLLLIAQRVGYPQEWFALCDATKSDRALVKSSPLYKLMPCLDENGLMRMRTIIGACQFATNDAKKPIILPQKHHITALIVSHYHEKYHHHNHETVNNEIRQKFQISRLRTRYSQARRNCQRCKNDQTSPKPPIMADLPPGRLAAFSRPFTHVGIDYFGPIEVVVGRRVEKRWGMLATCLTVRAIHIEIVHSLTTSSCIMAIQNFIARRGQPRKINSDRGTNFFGAQRELQQLNKSIDHDLIMREFTNTETEWVFNPPQAPHMGGSWERLIRTVKVNMMTVIATKRPTDEVLHNVLVEIENTVNSRPLTHVPVDDDSGPALTPNHFLLGSSNGVKPLVTLDSSGRVLKQNWCCSQIIANQFWKRWVNDYLPEITRRSKWFHPVKPIVAGDVVVIVDPKLPRNCWPKGKIISATPSRDGQARVATVRTANGVYQRPVTQLAVLDVQRVE encoded by the coding sequence ATGACATTTGGCGCATGCTGTTCGTCAAGCAGCGCTCAATTCGCAAAAAATTTAAACGCGGAGCGATTTAAAACCGAGTTTCCGACAGCGTACGAAGCTATAACGAAATCACACTATGTTGATGATATGCTAAGTGTCGCGTCCGAGGAAGAGGCGATTCGAGTAGCTAAAGACGTTAAACACGTGCACGCACAAGGTGGATTTGAGATAAGGAACTGGCTCAGTAATTCACGATCAGTTACCACAGCGCTACATGAAGAGAGACAAGTAGAAAAATGTCTGGATTTGTCCTCGGAATTATCTGCCGAAAAAGTTTTGGGGATGTGGTGGAACACaactttagattttttcaccTTTAAAATTGGTTGGACGCGCTACGATGCGACACTACTGAAAGGAACAAAACGTCCCACCAAACGAGAAGTGTTACGAATTCTGATGTCCATATACGACCCGCTCGGGTTGATCGCCCATTTTCTTTCTTACTTGAAGTTTCTGCTGCAGGAAATTTGGCGATCCGGCGTCGATTGGGACGAAGAGATAAACGACGACGCAGTCACTAAATGGCAGGGATGGCTGAACGTGCTGCCACAAGTCGAGAATGTCAAAATTGCCCGATGTTACTTCCCCAGTTTTCCAGTTAGCGAGGCCGATGAAATTCAGCTACATACGTTTGTTGATGCAGGGAAAAATGGAATAGCAGCCGTTTCGTTTCTGCGAACTATCAAAGACGGAAAGATTCACTGCTCACTTGTCGCTTCCAAGACGAAGGTAGCACCTTTGAAGCTCACGTCCGTTCCTCGTCTTGAACTACATGCGGCAGTAATTGGAACACGACTATCACTAACACTTCTAGATACGCTGTCGATAGGTATCACGAAAAAATTCTACTGGTCGGACTCCAGAGATGTTCTTTGCTGGATTAACTCCGACCATCGCCGGTACAGCCAATTCGTTGGCTTCAAAGTAACCGAAATCTTGGAAGCTACAGAAGCAAGCGAATGGCGCTATGTGCCAAGTAAATTAAACGTTGCTGATGACGCTACAAAATGGGCTGGGTGCCCTGACTTATCCGCTGAAAGCAGATGGCTAAATGGGCCGGATTTTCTCTGGACAACGACAGACGCTTGGCCACAAATATCGATACGCAATGATTCCACTAACGTTGAGCTCACGGCAAACTGCCTCATCCACTGCACcattgttgaaattttttccaGCTGGAACCACCTTAAAAGAGTATCAGCTTGGGTACTACGGTTTCCCACTAACTGTCGTTCCAAGCGCCGAAAGGAACCGATGCTGACAGGAGAACTCACCAAACGTGAACTGTGTTGTGCTGAAACACACCTACTTCTTATTGCTCAACGAGTAGGTTACCCTCAGGAATGGTTTGCTCTATGTGATGCAACAAAAAGCGATCGAGCGCTTGTAAAATCCAGCCCGCTGTATAAACTAATGCCGTGTTTGGATGAAAACGGCCTGATGCGAATGAGAACGATAATAGGAGCCTGCCAGTTTGCCACGAACGATGCCAAAAAACCCATCATCTTACCTCAAAAACACCACATCACTGCTTTAATTGTGTCACACTACCATGAGAAATATCACCACCATAATCACGAAACTGTGAATAACGAAATACGCCAAAAGTTTCAAATCAGTCGTTTACGCACCCGCTATTCTCAAGCTCGCCGAAACTGTCAAAGATGCAAGAATGACCAAACGTCACCAAAGCCACCCATTATGGCAGATCTGCCTCCTGGTCGCCTTGCTGCCTTTTCACGCCCCTTTACGCATGTGGGAATTGATTACTTCGGCCCAATCGAAGTTGTCGTTGGCCGAAGAGTTGAAAAACGCTGGGGAATGCTCGCCACATGCCTCACCGTTCGGGCGATTCACATTGAAATTGTTCACTCATTAACCACCAGCTCGTGCATTATGGCAATTCAGAATTTCATCGCTCGGCGTGGTCAGCCTAGAAAAATTAACAGTGACCGGGGAACGAATTTTTTCGGTGCACAACGCGAGCTACAACAGCTTAACAAATCCATCGACCACGATTTGATAATGCGCGAATTTACGAACACCGAGACCGAATGGGTGTTCAACCCTCCGCAAGCTCCACACATGGGCGGAAGCTGGGAACGGTTGATACGAACCGTAAAGGTAAACATGATGACCGTCATTGCAACCAAGAGACCAACCGATGAAGTACTTCACAATGTCCTAGTGGAAATCGAGAATACCGTGAACTCGAGACCACTAACGCATGTCCCAGTGGACGATGATTCCGGCCCGGCTCTTACTCCTAACCACTTTCTGCTGGGGTCGTCGAACGGTGTAAAACCCCTAGTAACTCTGGACAGCAGCGGACGTGTACTGAAGCAGAATTGGTGCTGCTCACAAATCATCGCGAACCAGTTTTGGAAACGATGGGTCAACGATTATTTGCCAGAGATTACCCGTCGCTCAAAATGGTTTCATCCCGTGAAACCCATCGTCGCTGGAGATGTAGTGGTTATCGTGGATCCCAAGCTTCCACGAAACTGCTGGCCGAAGGGAAAAATAATCAGCGCAACTCCTAGCCGAGATGGCCAAGCCCGAGTTGCAACCGTACGTACCGCTAATGGAGTGTATCAGCGACCCGTCACACAATTGGCAGTTCTGGACGTTCAGCGCGTCGAATAG